One genomic region from Quercus robur chromosome 4, dhQueRobu3.1, whole genome shotgun sequence encodes:
- the LOC126721876 gene encoding ethylene receptor-like — protein MKGFDKLTIKHEIKGIPRSLLDLVANYRGRSFVVGMVYIEEEGKAVLIEGRELPVKDSGSGINPQEIPKLFTKFSQSQSSATRNSGGSGLGLAICKSFCGLDLKRLFSYKDAALESDGLAKGCTATFIVKLGILERSNESKLPFTPKVPANHGQTNFSGLKVLVMDDNGVSRMVTKGLLEHLGCDVSTVSSSEECLHVVSHEHQVVFLDVCMPGIDGFELAVTIREKFARRHEKPLIVALTGNTDKVTKENCMRVGINGVIQKPISVDKMRSILSELLEHRVLYEAL, from the exons ATGAAGGGCTTTGATAAACTTACTATCAAACATGAGATTAAAGG TATACCTAGATCACTGTTGGATTTGGTGGCTAACTACAGAGGAAGGTCCTTTGTAGTTGGTATGGTGTATATAGAGGAAGAGGGAAAAGCTGTGCTTATTGAGGGCAGGGAGCTTCCT GTGAAAGATTCAGGATCAGGAATCAATCCCCAGGAGATTCCTAAGCTGTTTACGAAGTTCTCTCAAAGTCAATCATCAGCAACTAGAAATTCTGGTGGCAGCGGACTTGGCCTTGCAATTTGTAAGAG TTTTTGTGGACTAGATTTGAAAAGACTATTTTCATATAAAGATGCAGCT CTTGAAAGTGACGGCCTTGCCAAGGGATGTACTGCCACTTTCATTGTAAAACTTGGAATTCTAGAGCGATCAAATGAATCTAAGCTTCCCTTCACACCTAAAGTACCAGCAAATCATGGTCAGACAAATTTTTCAGGGCTAAAAGTTCTTGTCATGGATGATAACGG GGTTAGCAGGATGGTGACAAAGGGGCTACTTGAGCACTTGGGATGTGATGTGTCAACTGTAAGCTCAAGCGAGGAGTGCTTGCATGTTGTTTCTCATGAACACCAGGTGGTGTTCTTGGATGTGTGCATGCCTGGTATAGATGGTTTTGAGCTTGCTGTCACTATACGTGAAAAATTCGCAAGACGTCATGAAAAGCCACTTATAGTAGCACTTACTGGAAACACAGACAAGGTTACCAAGGAGAACTGTATGAGGGTTGGTATAAATGGAGTAATACAGAAACCCATTTCAGTTGATAAAATGAGGAGCATTTTATCAGAACTTTTGGAGCACCGAGTTCTATACGAGGCCCTATAA